The following coding sequences lie in one Candidatus Nanopelagicales bacterium genomic window:
- a CDS encoding tail fiber protein: protein MRVRVFNSSLMDGEGAISVGSYVAQAPVYMMRPATEADEVVQMQYVQNKASVLDVNNFTTGILHTQRLGPFGGKITKVGAGSAINISVGSSLPAGLTVTSRAYVGPYGYVTDTSSLTAANIPGQSWTKLSGLPNTRGGYGITDLLGLNGGTVTGNITLDVADPTAITYSSDLQTVTKAYVDAAAAASGGSSGPLYVTGDIRLTASDVAPAGYIRANGGNVLKSTYPDLYTRFGNKYDYRTIPGAGRPWEQQYHFNKLNHQVNTNWGTGTSMSSAVSDHQCVVVNNKAYILGGKNSAGTTIGSTLVADLTAFGQLTNGWTAGVSLPAPRQSARAVVLNNNVLLLGGALSGGTVTDSIAYATVGATGLITSWLNWAAVLPGPRKSGSVAIIRDRLFYFGGRDATNTVQSTVYSIAITGSPGSEFPSGEWRAESAMPVALSEASLVVTDRKVYMIGGVTNTTGPWSGILSADIQQDGRLSAWTTHSWTVSGSPAYRHRCTMHVTADRVYLFSGMVQSNAVVTDIISTSIDRNTGLMDTGAWRTDLPYFGEGVADSQMISVKNLLVRIGGEISNGTISPAIYRTQIPGGSDYYPPYTSYLGNLTPSNSFGLPDLSEIEERGVHAWIKS, encoded by the coding sequence ATGCGAGTTCGAGTCTTTAACAGTTCCCTGATGGATGGCGAAGGTGCTATTTCTGTCGGGTCTTACGTTGCACAGGCACCTGTGTACATGATGCGTCCTGCGACCGAAGCCGACGAAGTCGTGCAGATGCAGTATGTTCAGAACAAGGCCAGCGTTCTGGATGTGAACAACTTTACCACGGGTATTTTGCACACCCAGCGTTTGGGTCCCTTTGGTGGCAAAATCACCAAAGTCGGAGCAGGGAGCGCTATCAACATAAGCGTGGGTTCCAGCTTACCGGCGGGTCTTACCGTCACATCTAGGGCCTATGTCGGTCCCTACGGCTATGTCACGGATACGTCTTCTCTGACAGCTGCCAATATACCGGGTCAGTCTTGGACCAAGCTGTCTGGTCTCCCGAACACTCGTGGCGGTTACGGTATCACCGATCTGCTCGGACTGAATGGGGGAACAGTTACAGGGAATATCACGCTGGACGTGGCGGATCCCACAGCGATCACGTATTCTTCTGATCTTCAGACCGTGACAAAGGCCTATGTTGACGCAGCAGCGGCTGCCTCAGGTGGCTCTTCCGGCCCTTTGTACGTCACAGGGGATATTCGATTGACTGCGTCTGACGTTGCGCCCGCCGGTTACATCCGAGCCAACGGTGGCAATGTCCTAAAATCTACCTACCCCGACCTGTACACACGGTTTGGAAACAAGTACGACTACCGCACTATCCCCGGCGCAGGTCGCCCCTGGGAGCAGCAGTACCATTTCAACAAACTGAATCATCAGGTTAACACGAACTGGGGAACCGGGACCTCCATGTCGTCCGCTGTTTCTGATCACCAGTGTGTGGTGGTGAACAACAAAGCCTACATTTTGGGCGGAAAAAACAGCGCTGGTACAACTATTGGATCAACGCTGGTGGCCGACCTTACCGCGTTTGGACAATTGACCAATGGCTGGACCGCCGGCGTTTCGCTACCCGCCCCACGTCAAAGCGCCAGGGCTGTTGTTCTGAACAATAACGTGTTGTTGTTGGGCGGAGCTTTGTCCGGTGGCACAGTAACGGACAGTATTGCGTACGCGACAGTCGGCGCAACAGGACTGATTACCTCTTGGCTTAATTGGGCGGCTGTACTTCCTGGTCCAAGAAAGTCTGGATCTGTTGCGATCATTCGTGATCGTCTTTTTTACTTTGGCGGGCGAGATGCGACAAACACCGTGCAGAGCACAGTTTACTCTATCGCGATCACAGGTTCGCCTGGTTCAGAATTTCCAAGCGGCGAATGGAGAGCAGAGTCAGCTATGCCTGTGGCACTGTCTGAAGCTTCTTTGGTTGTAACGGATCGGAAAGTCTATATGATCGGTGGCGTCACCAACACCACTGGTCCATGGAGCGGCATCTTGTCGGCTGACATTCAACAGGACGGGAGACTTAGCGCCTGGACTACCCACTCGTGGACTGTTTCTGGATCGCCCGCATATCGACATCGGTGCACTATGCATGTCACAGCTGACCGTGTTTACTTGTTCTCTGGCATGGTGCAGAGTAACGCCGTTGTCACCGACATTATCAGCACATCCATCGATCGCAACACTGGTCTTATGGATACCGGAGCATGGCGTACCGACCTGCCGTACTTTGGCGAAGGGGTGGCTGATTCGCAGATGATCTCTGTGAAAAACTTGCTGGTGCGTATCGGCGGAGAGATCAGCAACGGAACCATCAGCCCTGCTATCTACAGGACACAGATTCCGGGGGGAAGCGATTACTACCCCCCTTACACAAGTTATCTTGGTAACTTGACCCCATCAAACAGCTTTGGGTTGCCTGATCTGTCTGAGATCGAAGAGCGCGGCGTTCACGCCTGGATCAAGAGCTGA
- a CDS encoding DNA polymerase domain-containing protein produces MEGVFYLPAESYTEGLNPLKAYLKQLSFYIQNRRGCSVEEGNRLAITFLKKHFKDKEMKCFERLENGDRVALTTTLYGYIKKNLAEGNVLAPTLTSYMPRSKQVSILSDFIFVAVKKRGKAKSEMHRAKAVGDMVLYDNKDNEQNNMKTYCNSMSGSFAQEACILHNPSNHSTLTSLTRTMTSLSNANNERLIAGNRYYPRGIDVLNNIVYITSNVDVDQVEKAVVEFELVFPTVEQTVAVLKRSSDLYFRDNKYYQEKIIPLLRKLRPGHLAAVCYIGDFYHLRALNPDVIKTLLDQMAAPVVGETPAPDIEGKLYAVDENIRNLAHHIFFSRMVGKGKDYAEMEDPQLVMDLYSTSKHIEKVLMNYKLFFNAFFMTSIFPPNVTRLKNMRRRAVVLSDTDSTCFTTDEWVTWYNGSFHISDKTIGVATSVAFVTTQSIVHMLRILSRNLNVDQSLITRIGMKNEFLWLAHAPADVSKHYFAYTVTREMSIYKKPEIEVKGVHLKNSAAPKFVIEDAAEMMKYILTKVATNQKCSLTEQLNRVITLENTIRTSVLKAEPVFLKRSKIKDQTAYTQPANVSPYARHTFWNQVFGPTYGEFSAPPYSVVKIPTTLTNKTRLMAWVESFDNPELKARLVGWLAETGKKNLPTVYMHSDWVLAYGIPKELIAIIDVRRIILDVTTQHRLVLETFGVMLYKEKLVSEQFTI; encoded by the coding sequence ATGGAAGGTGTTTTCTACTTGCCAGCTGAGAGCTATACCGAGGGTCTGAACCCTTTGAAGGCTTATCTGAAGCAGCTGAGTTTCTACATCCAGAACAGAAGAGGTTGTTCTGTTGAGGAAGGCAACAGGTTGGCCATCACGTTCTTGAAGAAGCACTTCAAGGACAAAGAGATGAAGTGTTTTGAGCGTCTGGAGAACGGCGACCGTGTGGCACTGACAACCACGCTGTACGGGTATATCAAGAAGAACTTGGCCGAGGGTAACGTCTTAGCACCTACGCTGACATCTTACATGCCTCGGTCTAAACAGGTCTCTATCTTATCAGATTTCATTTTTGTGGCAGTGAAGAAGCGCGGTAAAGCCAAGAGCGAAATGCACCGCGCTAAAGCTGTTGGAGACATGGTGCTCTACGACAACAAAGACAACGAGCAAAACAACATGAAGACGTACTGCAACTCCATGAGCGGTTCTTTTGCTCAGGAAGCATGCATCCTTCACAACCCGTCTAATCACTCCACATTGACGTCTCTGACCCGGACCATGACGTCGCTCAGTAACGCCAACAACGAGCGACTGATCGCCGGTAACAGGTACTACCCTCGTGGGATCGATGTCCTGAACAACATCGTCTACATCACCAGCAACGTGGATGTGGACCAGGTCGAGAAAGCCGTGGTAGAGTTTGAGCTGGTCTTTCCTACGGTGGAGCAGACAGTCGCTGTATTGAAGCGGTCTTCTGATCTCTACTTTCGGGACAATAAGTACTACCAGGAGAAGATCATTCCTCTGCTGCGCAAGCTGAGACCTGGTCATCTGGCAGCTGTCTGTTACATCGGTGACTTCTATCATCTGCGAGCACTGAACCCAGATGTTATCAAAACCCTCTTGGATCAGATGGCCGCACCTGTGGTAGGTGAAACACCCGCGCCAGATATAGAAGGTAAGCTGTACGCAGTGGACGAGAACATCCGTAACCTGGCGCACCACATCTTCTTCTCAAGAATGGTGGGTAAGGGTAAAGACTATGCGGAGATGGAAGACCCACAGCTGGTGATGGACTTGTACTCCACATCCAAGCACATCGAAAAAGTGCTGATGAACTACAAGCTGTTCTTCAACGCGTTCTTCATGACAAGCATTTTCCCACCTAACGTCACACGCTTAAAGAACATGCGGCGACGAGCGGTGGTACTGTCAGACACTGACTCGACCTGTTTCACTACCGACGAGTGGGTGACGTGGTACAACGGATCGTTCCACATCAGCGACAAGACCATCGGTGTCGCTACCTCTGTGGCGTTTGTGACGACACAGTCCATCGTTCACATGCTGCGTATCCTATCTAGGAACCTGAACGTGGATCAGTCTTTGATCACACGCATCGGGATGAAGAACGAGTTTCTGTGGCTGGCTCACGCACCGGCTGATGTCAGTAAGCACTACTTTGCTTACACCGTCACCCGTGAGATGAGCATTTACAAGAAACCAGAGATCGAAGTCAAAGGGGTGCACTTGAAGAACTCAGCTGCCCCTAAGTTTGTGATCGAAGACGCTGCCGAGATGATGAAGTATATCCTGACCAAGGTGGCCACCAATCAGAAGTGTTCACTCACAGAGCAACTGAATCGTGTCATTACGCTGGAGAACACTATCCGGACCAGCGTACTGAAAGCTGAACCTGTTTTCTTGAAGCGTTCTAAGATCAAGGATCAGACAGCTTACACGCAGCCCGCTAACGTATCTCCTTACGCCAGACACACGTTCTGGAATCAGGTCTTCGGTCCTACCTACGGTGAGTTCTCGGCACCACCTTACAGTGTGGTCAAGATACCTACCACACTCACCAACAAGACCCGTTTGATGGCTTGGGTAGAGTCTTTTGACAACCCAGAGCTGAAAGCCAGACTGGTGGGATGGTTGGCTGAGACAGGTAAGAAGAACCTGCCTACAGTGTACATGCACAGCGACTGGGTGCTGGCTTACGGCATACCTAAAGAGCTGATCGCTATCATCGATGTGCGACGTATTATCCTGGATGTTACTACACAGCACCGTCTGGTGCTAGAGACATTTGGGGTGATGCTGTACAAAGAGAAGTTGGTCTCAGAGCAGTTCACAATCTGA
- a CDS encoding 3'-5' exonuclease: MSKKIVKREVRFAVHIPKSDYREDCHFVKEHVHYEDGTSGPSTYLVKEFQRPLWVTRPEHRNHKDKKEFEQRDKTIQVKCTESDLNRRAAEMLDMPHLATQPKKLKDSPYLYGFDRTSTSIIKLQNLMKNEFIQTPYSVAGFDIETDIDTLEILMATVVYRGKVEMSILSKYLANVSNYTDRLNKAIEKYLPEYANKIQVVTRVFETEVELLADVFRVANEWAPDFLAIWNINFDMKRIMDRLKVHNVDPKNIICDQNVPRAYRYCRYKEGITRKETASGKSKPINPSLQWHYLTSTSTFYAIDAMCVYRQLRIAKPEEPSYSLDAILQRVLKKRKLTFTEADAYEKEAWHRFMQKNYPIEYMVYNIFDCLGMLEIEEKTKDLCNSLPAGAGITDFAKFNSNPRKIVDALFLFGLERGVVVGTAGNVSEDKELADCVPDELLESVIDADDDDEDDGPDENGHEDQNKYTGLGLAGWIQMLQQNLLLNEGLKIFHDFPEVVSNFRGTVYDVDATAAYPTATLVGNVSKATCVNEVISIAGIAEDVFREQNLTVCLGGMGVLEYHSVMYDLPTLDSAELEDFLMTV, encoded by the coding sequence ATGAGCAAAAAGATAGTGAAGAGGGAAGTCCGCTTTGCGGTCCATATCCCCAAGTCAGACTACAGGGAAGACTGCCACTTTGTCAAGGAGCATGTTCATTACGAGGATGGCACCTCTGGACCCAGCACCTACCTTGTGAAAGAGTTTCAGCGACCACTGTGGGTGACTCGACCAGAGCACCGCAATCACAAAGACAAGAAAGAGTTTGAACAGAGAGACAAGACCATCCAGGTCAAGTGCACAGAGTCTGACTTGAACAGACGTGCGGCTGAGATGTTGGACATGCCTCATCTGGCCACTCAGCCTAAGAAGCTGAAAGACAGTCCATACTTGTACGGCTTTGACAGAACGTCTACCTCTATCATCAAGCTTCAGAACTTGATGAAGAACGAATTCATCCAGACACCTTATAGTGTCGCTGGGTTCGACATTGAAACAGACATTGATACCTTAGAGATCCTGATGGCCACTGTGGTCTACAGGGGCAAGGTCGAGATGTCTATCTTGTCCAAGTATCTGGCTAATGTCAGCAACTACACGGACAGACTCAACAAAGCTATCGAGAAGTACCTTCCTGAGTACGCGAACAAGATTCAGGTGGTGACTCGGGTATTTGAGACTGAGGTAGAGTTGCTGGCAGATGTGTTCAGGGTAGCTAACGAGTGGGCACCTGATTTCTTGGCTATCTGGAACATCAACTTCGATATGAAGCGGATCATGGACAGACTGAAGGTTCACAATGTGGATCCCAAGAACATCATCTGCGATCAGAACGTCCCCAGAGCCTACAGATACTGTCGATACAAAGAAGGTATCACTCGAAAAGAGACTGCGTCTGGCAAGTCCAAGCCCATTAACCCTTCTCTCCAATGGCATTACCTGACATCCACAAGCACGTTCTACGCGATCGATGCGATGTGCGTGTACCGACAACTGCGCATTGCCAAACCTGAGGAACCCAGTTACTCGTTGGACGCTATTCTTCAGAGGGTGCTGAAGAAGAGAAAGCTGACCTTTACAGAAGCTGACGCCTATGAAAAAGAGGCGTGGCACAGGTTCATGCAGAAGAACTACCCGATCGAGTACATGGTGTACAACATCTTCGACTGTCTGGGTATGCTGGAGATCGAGGAGAAGACCAAAGACCTTTGTAACAGTTTACCAGCTGGCGCCGGTATCACGGACTTTGCCAAATTCAACAGCAATCCGCGTAAGATCGTGGATGCGTTGTTTCTGTTTGGGTTAGAGAGAGGTGTGGTGGTGGGTACAGCTGGCAATGTCTCAGAGGACAAGGAGCTGGCCGACTGTGTACCGGATGAGTTGCTGGAGTCTGTAATCGATGCCGATGACGATGATGAAGACGATGGACCAGACGAGAATGGTCACGAAGACCAGAACAAGTACACCGGTCTTGGTCTGGCCGGCTGGATCCAGATGCTTCAGCAGAATCTGCTGTTGAATGAAGGACTGAAAATCTTCCACGACTTCCCTGAGGTTGTGTCAAACTTCAGAGGTACGGTGTACGATGTGGACGCCACAGCAGCGTACCCTACAGCCACTTTGGTGGGCAACGTCAGCAAAGCCACCTGTGTCAACGAAGTTATCAGCATCGCTGGTATCGCTGAGGATGTGTTCAGGGAACAGAATCTGACAGTGTGTCTGGGTGGCATGGGTGTACTGGAGTATCACTCTGTGATGTACGACTTGCCAACTTTGGACAGCGCAGAGTTGGAAGACTTCCTGATGACCGTCTGA